The following are encoded together in the Nocardioides thalensis genome:
- the rsmD gene encoding 16S rRNA (guanine(966)-N(2))-methyltransferase RsmD, with product MTRIIGGVAGGRRLQTPKGDQTRPTSDRVREALFSALDVWAGSFHDLRFLDLYAGSGAIGLEAWSRGAGHVTLVESDRRTADLVRANARAIGCDAADVRSRSVSAVLAERPAAPYDLVFSDPPYPLTDTALAGDLALLAANGWLADDALVVVERGSRSPEPAWPAGLEPLPGKKGRKKYGETTLWFATTPDDH from the coding sequence ATGACCCGCATCATCGGCGGTGTCGCCGGCGGCCGCCGCCTGCAGACCCCGAAGGGCGACCAGACCCGGCCCACCTCCGACCGGGTGCGCGAGGCGCTGTTCTCGGCGCTCGACGTCTGGGCCGGCTCGTTCCACGACCTCCGGTTCCTCGACCTGTACGCCGGCAGCGGCGCCATCGGCCTCGAGGCGTGGTCGCGCGGGGCGGGCCACGTGACCCTCGTCGAGTCCGACCGGCGCACCGCCGACCTGGTGCGCGCCAACGCGCGCGCGATCGGCTGCGACGCGGCCGACGTCCGGAGCCGCTCGGTCAGTGCCGTGCTCGCCGAGCGGCCGGCGGCGCCGTACGACCTGGTCTTCAGCGACCCGCCCTACCCGCTCACGGACACGGCCCTCGCCGGCGACCTCGCGCTCCTGGCGGCCAACGGCTGGCTCGCCGACGACGCGCTGGTCGTCGTCGAGCGCGGCTCGCGCAGCCCGGAGCCCGCCTGGCCGGCCGGCCTCGAGCCGCTGCCCGGCAAGAAGGGCCGCAAGAAGTACGGCGAGACCACCCTGTGGTTCGCCACGACACCGGACGACCACTAA
- the coaD gene encoding pantetheine-phosphate adenylyltransferase: MTRAVCPGSFDPVTNGHLDIFRRTAALFDELVVATGTNMSKNRMFDPQERLEMLEEACADLPNVKVMGFTGLIVDFCREIGAQAIVKGLRGGNDYEYELPMAQMNAHLTGVETVFVPTTASLGYVSSSLVKEVASLGGDVSGLVPPAVLERLTERLA, encoded by the coding sequence ATGACGCGCGCGGTGTGTCCCGGCTCCTTCGACCCGGTGACCAACGGTCACCTCGACATCTTCCGGCGCACCGCGGCGCTCTTCGACGAGCTCGTCGTGGCCACCGGCACCAACATGTCGAAGAACCGGATGTTCGACCCCCAGGAGCGGCTCGAGATGCTCGAGGAGGCCTGCGCTGACCTGCCGAACGTCAAGGTGATGGGCTTCACCGGCCTGATCGTGGACTTCTGCCGGGAGATCGGGGCCCAGGCGATCGTCAAGGGTCTGCGCGGCGGCAACGACTACGAGTACGAGCTGCCGATGGCGCAGATGAACGCCCACCTCACCGGCGTGGAGACGGTGTTCGTGCCGACCACCGCCTCGCTGGGCTACGTGTCGTCGAGCCTGGTCAAGGAGGTCGCCTCCCTCGGGGGAGACGTGTCCGGGTTGGTGCCGCCGGCCGTGCTGGAGCGGCTGACGGAGCGCCTGGCGTGA